From the genome of Flavobacterium ovatum, one region includes:
- the recO gene encoding DNA repair protein RecO has protein sequence MQVKTKAIVISSIKFQEKSLIVKCFTQSSGLKSYFVRSAFSGRKSNQKIAYFQPLSILEIEAVHKNKGTLENFKEIKISTPFQTIHTDIYKSTMVLFLSEVLYHSIHEEEKNELLFDFLETALLWLDNHDEIANFHLILLLEVTKYLGFYPDISDIDQPFFEMREGHFTPFIGIDSLTEHQTSLFKKLISLKFDNNQKIFHVLERQLLLKVLMDYYRLHLDGFKNPKSLEVLKEVFA, from the coding sequence TTGCAAGTAAAAACCAAAGCAATCGTAATTTCCTCCATTAAATTTCAAGAGAAAAGCTTGATTGTTAAATGTTTTACGCAATCTAGCGGATTGAAATCTTATTTTGTGCGTTCTGCTTTTTCGGGTCGAAAGTCAAACCAGAAAATTGCTTATTTTCAGCCGCTTTCTATTCTTGAAATTGAGGCCGTTCATAAAAACAAAGGAACGCTAGAGAATTTCAAAGAAATTAAAATTAGCACGCCTTTCCAAACCATACATACCGATATTTACAAAAGTACGATGGTGCTTTTTCTTTCAGAGGTATTGTATCATTCGATTCATGAAGAAGAAAAGAATGAGTTGCTATTTGATTTTCTAGAGACTGCGCTATTATGGCTAGACAATCATGACGAAATCGCCAACTTTCATCTTATTTTATTGCTAGAAGTAACTAAATATTTGGGTTTTTATCCTGATATTTCTGATATTGACCAACCTTTTTTTGAAATGAGAGAAGGTCATTTTACTCCTTTTATAGGTATAGATTCACTCACAGAACATCAAACCAGCTTATTCAAAAAATTAATAAGTCTGAAATTTGATAACAACCAAAAAATCTTTCATGTGCTCGAAAGACAACTCCTTTTAAAAGTCTTAATGGATTATTATCGCTTGCATTTGGATGGTTTTAAAAATCCAAAATCATTAGAAGTTTTGAAGGAGGTTTTTGCTTAA
- a CDS encoding glutamate dehydrogenase yields the protein MHKSFPIILLILFGFSNTTYAQLGFSHEVGIIAGPVAFQSDYGQRYDYKTNLGNTGIGIGIIHYINFSYAAECNCYTPETYFNDHFKLRSELSYNKTELEHLGEWVKPERTSLGADQLRAMKGSTQLTNIGMQLEYFPYSIRDFTARNGSLGPFVSLGAQFSYYNAEAHSTLGTLGTPLSTFPKYLTPSDNRPYGFSTESNSVWSIVTSLGTRYKLTPLRDLMIDLRFQYFFSNWVDGLNPNPDIYKENKANDWLVWLNVGYIYYLQ from the coding sequence ATGCACAAATCCTTCCCTATTATATTGCTTATTCTATTTGGATTTTCAAATACGACATATGCACAATTAGGTTTTTCGCATGAAGTGGGAATTATAGCTGGTCCGGTTGCTTTTCAATCTGACTACGGACAACGATATGATTACAAAACAAATCTTGGGAATACTGGAATAGGCATTGGAATTATTCATTACATCAATTTCTCTTATGCCGCAGAATGTAATTGTTACACTCCAGAAACCTATTTTAATGACCATTTCAAACTCCGTTCTGAATTATCATACAACAAAACCGAATTAGAACATTTAGGAGAATGGGTGAAACCGGAAAGAACCTCTCTTGGTGCAGACCAATTAAGAGCTATGAAAGGAAGCACACAACTCACTAACATTGGAATGCAATTAGAATATTTCCCTTATAGTATTCGAGATTTCACTGCACGAAATGGGAGTCTAGGACCCTTTGTAAGTCTCGGCGCGCAATTCAGCTATTATAACGCCGAAGCACACTCAACACTTGGGACATTGGGGACACCTCTAAGTACTTTTCCGAAATATTTAACTCCATCTGATAATCGTCCTTATGGATTCTCAACTGAAAGTAATTCAGTTTGGTCAATAGTCACCAGCCTAGGTACAAGATACAAACTAACTCCATTACGAGATTTAATGATTGATTTACGCTTTCAGTATTTTTTCTCCAATTGGGTAGATGGCCTGAATCCTAATCCAGATATTTATAAAGAAAACAAAGCTAATGACTGGTTAGTCTGGCTCAATGTAGGCTACATTTACTACTTGCAATAA
- the gdhA gene encoding NADP-specific glutamate dehydrogenase, with the protein MSKNITNFIEEVAKKNPNEPEFLQAVQEIAETVIPFIEENEKYQNKMLLERMVESDRIVIFRVTWIDDSGNTQVNRGFRVQMNSAIGPYKGGLRFHPSVNLSILKFLAFEQTFKNSLTTLPMGGGKGGSDFDPKRKSDNEVMRFCQSFMIELSRHIGADTDVPAGDIGVGGREIGYLFGQYKRLRNEFTGVLTGKGISYGGSLVRPEATGYGAVYFTQNMLATKGDGIQGKTIVCSGSGNVAQYAVEKATQLGAKVVTMSDSGGYIYDEEGINADKLAHIMYIKNQLRGRISEYVSKYPKAKYVADMKPWKVKCNIAMPCATQNEINDADAKTLVANGCICVTEGANMPTTLEALMVFQKAKILFSPGKASNAGGVATSGLEMSQNSLRLNWTAEEVDEKLKGIMISIHASCVKYGSDSTGYVDYVRGANIAGFVKVADAMLAQGIV; encoded by the coding sequence ATGTCAAAAAATATCACCAATTTTATAGAAGAGGTTGCTAAAAAAAATCCTAATGAGCCTGAGTTTTTGCAGGCAGTTCAGGAAATAGCAGAAACAGTAATACCATTTATTGAAGAAAATGAGAAGTATCAAAATAAGATGCTTCTTGAAAGGATGGTCGAATCAGATAGAATCGTGATTTTTAGAGTAACTTGGATTGATGATAGTGGGAACACTCAGGTCAATAGAGGGTTTCGTGTTCAGATGAATTCAGCTATTGGCCCATATAAAGGAGGGCTTCGATTTCATCCATCAGTGAATTTAAGTATATTGAAATTTTTAGCATTTGAACAAACCTTTAAAAATAGCTTAACAACCTTGCCAATGGGAGGTGGAAAAGGTGGTTCAGACTTTGACCCTAAAAGGAAGTCAGATAATGAGGTAATGCGTTTTTGTCAAAGCTTCATGATTGAATTATCTAGACACATTGGGGCTGATACAGATGTCCCCGCAGGTGATATTGGTGTAGGAGGAAGAGAAATCGGGTATTTGTTTGGACAGTATAAAAGGCTTCGTAATGAATTTACAGGAGTCCTTACGGGTAAAGGGATTTCATACGGAGGGTCATTAGTAAGGCCTGAAGCAACGGGGTATGGTGCCGTTTATTTTACCCAAAATATGTTAGCGACAAAAGGAGATGGTATTCAAGGAAAAACAATTGTGTGTTCAGGCTCAGGTAATGTAGCGCAATATGCAGTGGAAAAAGCGACTCAGCTTGGAGCTAAAGTAGTTACGATGTCTGACTCAGGAGGCTATATTTATGATGAGGAAGGGATAAATGCGGATAAGTTAGCGCATATTATGTATATTAAAAACCAGTTAAGAGGAAGGATTAGCGAGTATGTTTCTAAGTATCCAAAAGCAAAATATGTAGCAGATATGAAGCCTTGGAAGGTGAAGTGTAATATTGCAATGCCTTGTGCGACTCAAAACGAAATTAACGATGCAGATGCAAAGACATTAGTTGCTAATGGCTGTATTTGTGTAACAGAGGGAGCGAATATGCCGACTACATTAGAGGCTTTGATGGTTTTTCAAAAAGCAAAAATATTGTTTTCCCCAGGTAAAGCTTCAAATGCGGGAGGGGTTGCAACATCGGGACTAGAAATGTCCCAAAATTCATTGCGATTAAATTGGACTGCCGAAGAGGTAGATGAGAAGTTGAAAGGGATTATGATCTCAATTCACGCTTCTTGTGTTAAGTATGGTTCTGACTCAACAGGTTATGTAGATTATGTAAGAGGTGCTAATATAGCAGGTTTTGTAAAAGTGGCCGATGCGATGTTAGCTCAGGGAATAGTTTAA
- a CDS encoding T9SS type A sorting domain-containing protein, whose product MKKTILSFLLLFTMQMCFSQSNLSWQGYFSYNEIKDLSTNATSIFAASENALFSKNTLTNEIKTTTTIDGLSGETISALYYSVALNKTLIGYQNGLLTVINETDGKLLRVVDILNKQLPSGVKKVNHFMEYQGIIYISCDFGIVQFNLKTMLFGDTYFIGDNGSELSIIQTAVFDGYIYAATTSGIRRANVLNKNLIDFNQWTIVSTGNWSGIEAFGTELIAVNSSGSVYKYSNNAFINNNDLNQSISDIRAIGDYLLITTPTIVYLYNKQLVLVRQIGNSQLSSTNPVLSCASISGDNIYIGTTDLGLFITSIVNNSTFENCTPSGPLENSIFAIDVAPNSLWAVYGGYSIVYNPYPLKSLGLNKLSSSGWLDIPYSKVFGAKSICRVLINPLNEKQVYVSSFFSGLLKIEDDVPTILYNDKNSGLESLTGGGPTYIDIRINGAAFDKLGNLWITNSLVKNGLKVLKSNGEWQGFPTNNALANAENTHFGRMSIDKNDIKWIATNSGGLIGFNDKTNTFKIITVGDSSGNLPAENVIVPALDKNNQLWIGTIKGLRVLSNINDFQTEGQLTTKPIIILEDGLAQELMYEQFITDIVVDGANNKWIATADSGVFLVSPDGQKTIYHFTTNNSPLPSNTVNDVGINDATGEVYIATSKGMVSFKGIATKASSDLNNAYVFPNPVRPGYEGTVKISGLIDQANVKITDIEGNLVYETISEGGTIEWDTTAFGKHKVATGVYMIFISAEDGIETKVKKVMIIR is encoded by the coding sequence ATGAAAAAAACAATCTTAAGCTTTCTGTTGTTATTCACTATGCAAATGTGTTTTTCGCAAAGCAATTTGTCTTGGCAAGGTTATTTTTCATATAATGAAATTAAGGATTTGTCGACTAACGCAACTTCTATTTTTGCAGCTTCGGAAAACGCATTATTTTCTAAAAACACATTAACCAATGAAATTAAAACGACCACTACTATTGATGGCTTGTCAGGTGAGACTATAAGTGCATTGTATTATAGTGTGGCATTAAATAAAACTTTAATTGGGTATCAAAATGGATTGCTAACAGTGATCAATGAAACAGACGGGAAGTTATTAAGGGTGGTTGATATTTTAAACAAACAGTTGCCTTCGGGTGTGAAAAAAGTCAATCATTTTATGGAATACCAGGGAATCATTTATATCTCTTGTGATTTCGGTATTGTACAGTTTAATTTAAAAACTATGCTTTTTGGAGATACTTATTTTATAGGTGATAATGGATCGGAGTTGAGTATCATTCAAACAGCGGTATTTGACGGGTATATATATGCTGCAACAACTAGTGGAATCCGAAGAGCAAATGTTTTGAATAAAAACTTAATTGACTTCAATCAATGGACGATTGTCTCTACAGGAAATTGGTCTGGAATCGAGGCTTTTGGCACGGAATTAATTGCGGTTAATAGTTCAGGAAGTGTTTATAAATACAGTAATAATGCTTTTATAAACAATAACGATCTTAACCAGTCAATAAGTGACATAAGAGCAATTGGAGATTATTTATTAATTACAACACCAACGATTGTTTACTTGTATAATAAGCAATTAGTTTTAGTTCGTCAAATAGGGAATAGTCAACTTTCAAGTACAAATCCAGTTCTTAGTTGTGCTTCTATATCAGGAGATAATATTTATATCGGTACAACTGATTTAGGTTTATTTATAACTTCAATTGTGAATAATTCTACTTTTGAAAACTGTACGCCTTCTGGCCCTTTGGAAAATAGTATTTTTGCTATTGATGTTGCTCCCAATTCATTGTGGGCAGTATATGGGGGATATTCAATAGTATATAATCCTTATCCATTGAAATCATTAGGCCTTAATAAATTAAGTAGTAGTGGATGGTTAGATATCCCGTATAGTAAAGTTTTCGGTGCGAAATCTATTTGCAGGGTTCTAATAAATCCATTAAATGAGAAGCAAGTGTATGTTAGTTCTTTTTTTTCAGGCTTGTTGAAAATTGAAGATGATGTGCCGACGATTTTGTATAATGATAAAAACAGTGGGTTGGAGTCTTTGACCGGTGGTGGTCCGACTTATATTGATATAAGGATAAATGGAGCTGCGTTTGATAAGTTAGGTAATTTATGGATTACAAACAGTTTGGTTAAAAATGGTTTAAAAGTTTTGAAATCAAACGGAGAATGGCAAGGTTTCCCTACGAATAATGCTCTTGCTAATGCAGAGAACACGCATTTTGGTAGAATGTCTATCGATAAAAATGATATAAAATGGATTGCTACAAATAGTGGTGGGTTAATAGGTTTTAATGATAAAACAAATACATTTAAAATAATTACTGTTGGAGATTCTTCAGGGAATTTACCTGCGGAAAATGTTATTGTGCCAGCTCTAGATAAAAATAATCAATTATGGATAGGAACTATTAAAGGTCTAAGAGTTTTGTCTAATATAAATGATTTTCAAACGGAGGGTCAGTTGACTACAAAACCTATAATAATTTTAGAGGATGGTTTGGCACAAGAATTAATGTATGAGCAATTTATAACGGATATCGTTGTGGATGGAGCCAATAATAAATGGATTGCGACTGCAGACTCAGGGGTGTTTTTAGTTTCTCCAGATGGACAAAAAACAATTTATCATTTCACAACGAATAATTCGCCATTGCCCAGTAATACTGTAAATGATGTTGGAATAAATGACGCAACTGGAGAAGTGTATATCGCTACAAGTAAAGGGATGGTTTCTTTTAAAGGCATAGCTACTAAGGCCAGTTCAGACTTAAACAATGCTTACGTATTTCCAAATCCAGTTCGTCCAGGATATGAAGGAACAGTCAAGATTTCAGGCTTAATAGATCAAGCAAATGTCAAAATCACAGATATCGAAGGGAATTTGGTATATGAAACCATTTCTGAAGGGGGGACTATTGAGTGGGACACTACCGCTTTTGGAAAACACAAAGTGGCTACGGGAGTATATATGATATTTATCTCGGCGGAAGATGGTATAGAAACAAAGGTGAAAAAAGTAATGATCATACGCTAA
- a CDS encoding ABC transporter permease: MRTQNLLKISWKAIVLNKMRTFLTMLGIIIGVASVIAMLAIGEGSKESIKTQISSMGSNMITIKPGSDVRGGVSQGSSAMETLTLNDYEAIKKETTLLTSFSPLVNSGGQSIYGANNWPTSVYGVAPDYLKIKIWDVAEGSNFTEKEVSSAAKVAVIGQTVAENLFEEGVSPIGKMIRFNSIPLKIIGVLESKGESTGGQDQDDVILVPYTTVQKRILAITHLQSIVVSSISEEDAPNAVLEINTLLRKNHNLTTNQADDFYVISMEEMIKTFSSTSEMLTVLLVAIASISLLVGGIGIMNIMYVSVKERTREIGLRMAVGGRGSDILMQFLIEAILISITGGIIGVSLGLGATYFIENVLHWPVSVTSTSIVISFVVCAITGIFFGWYPAKKASSLDPITALRYE, from the coding sequence ATGAGAACGCAAAATTTATTAAAAATATCCTGGAAAGCAATTGTGCTTAACAAGATGCGCACCTTTCTTACAATGCTAGGAATCATCATTGGGGTAGCCTCTGTAATTGCCATGCTGGCCATTGGGGAAGGATCGAAAGAGAGTATTAAAACTCAAATTTCGAGTATGGGTTCTAATATGATTACTATAAAACCTGGTAGTGATGTGCGTGGTGGCGTAAGTCAAGGAAGTAGCGCCATGGAAACCTTGACTTTAAACGACTATGAAGCCATTAAGAAGGAAACCACCTTGCTAACCTCTTTTTCGCCATTGGTAAATAGTGGAGGTCAATCCATTTATGGAGCGAATAACTGGCCAACTTCAGTTTATGGAGTGGCGCCAGATTATTTGAAAATTAAAATATGGGATGTAGCCGAAGGAAGTAACTTTACGGAAAAAGAAGTAAGTTCAGCAGCAAAAGTGGCAGTTATTGGGCAAACAGTTGCTGAAAATTTATTTGAAGAAGGAGTAAGTCCTATTGGTAAAATGATCCGTTTTAATAGTATTCCGCTTAAAATTATTGGAGTTTTAGAAAGTAAAGGGGAAAGTACTGGTGGTCAAGATCAAGATGATGTTATCCTTGTGCCTTACACAACAGTACAAAAAAGAATTTTGGCAATCACGCATTTACAATCTATCGTGGTTTCGTCTATAAGTGAAGAAGATGCGCCAAATGCAGTACTTGAAATTAATACTTTATTGAGAAAAAATCATAATTTAACGACAAATCAAGCAGACGATTTTTATGTTATATCAATGGAAGAAATGATCAAAACATTTAGTTCTACCAGTGAGATGCTAACGGTTTTGTTAGTAGCAATTGCGAGTATTTCATTATTAGTGGGTGGAATTGGGATTATGAACATCATGTATGTTTCGGTAAAAGAGCGTACCCGAGAAATTGGTTTGCGTATGGCAGTAGGAGGGCGAGGGTCTGATATTTTGATGCAATTTCTTATCGAGGCTATTTTGATCAGTATTACGGGCGGTATAATTGGTGTATCTTTGGGACTTGGAGCTACTTATTTTATAGAAAATGTGTTGCATTGGCCAGTGTCAGTGACTAGTACTTCCATTGTGATTTCGTTTGTTGTATGTGCTATCACAGGAATATTTTTTGGTTGGTATCCTGCTAAAAAAGCATCAAGTTTAGATCCTATAACAGCGCTTCGTTACGAATAA
- a CDS encoding TolC family protein has product MKLYQIIGMLLISIFSFAQTVNEDKLWTLEDCIIYAKENSITVKSVALTLQSAQVNYDKSKSMRLPNLVGNISQNFSSGTTIDPITSTYVSQQINSTSPVLTSSVTLFQGNQLTNKIKQNELLVEQNSLYLEEAKNNVALSITEAYLQALYNKEAISIAQNNLTSSEKEVARSKARLDAGTIAIKDYTDAVSQAATNKYTLVAVKNSYAQQLIILKQLLELGPEDSFEIANLETQNTVIAAIPNKATVYNQALSNLPEIKAAALSKSVSETGLDIAKGAYLPTLSLSGSLGSGYTSVQEANFTDQLNLNFNQRVGLSLSVPIFNRNQTKGQVQLAKIEIEKADIEAQASQKELYRKIETSWQNATASVEQLEASKMATDAAAESYKLAQKKYELNDLSTTDLVVSQNIYTNAQQNYIQAKYLNILYFQLLQFYQGNEIKL; this is encoded by the coding sequence ATGAAACTATATCAAATCATCGGGATGTTACTTATTTCCATCTTCTCTTTTGCTCAAACAGTAAATGAAGATAAATTATGGACTTTGGAAGATTGTATAATCTACGCTAAGGAAAACAGTATTACCGTAAAATCAGTAGCACTAACACTTCAATCAGCTCAAGTAAATTACGACAAATCGAAGTCAATGCGTTTGCCGAATTTGGTTGGGAATATTTCTCAAAACTTTTCTAGCGGAACTACGATTGATCCTATTACCAGTACTTATGTTTCGCAACAAATAAATTCAACAAGTCCGGTGTTGACATCGTCTGTAACTTTATTTCAAGGAAATCAACTGACCAATAAAATCAAGCAAAATGAATTACTTGTAGAACAAAATTCTCTTTATTTAGAAGAAGCTAAGAATAATGTGGCATTGAGCATAACCGAAGCTTATCTTCAGGCTTTATACAATAAAGAAGCAATTAGTATTGCGCAAAACAATTTAACTTCCTCAGAGAAAGAAGTTGCTAGATCCAAAGCACGATTAGATGCTGGAACAATTGCGATAAAAGATTATACAGACGCGGTTTCGCAGGCGGCTACCAATAAATATACGCTTGTTGCTGTGAAAAATAGTTATGCACAACAGCTTATTATTTTAAAACAATTACTGGAATTAGGTCCTGAAGACAGTTTTGAAATAGCAAACCTAGAAACTCAAAATACCGTTATAGCAGCGATACCAAATAAGGCAACTGTTTACAATCAAGCCTTAAGTAATTTACCAGAAATAAAAGCGGCTGCATTAAGTAAATCTGTTTCAGAGACAGGTTTGGACATTGCCAAAGGAGCTTATTTGCCTACATTATCGCTTTCGGGAAGCTTAGGTTCGGGTTATACAAGTGTTCAAGAAGCCAACTTTACTGATCAGTTGAATTTGAACTTTAATCAAAGAGTAGGGTTGTCATTATCAGTTCCAATTTTTAATAGAAATCAAACCAAAGGACAAGTTCAATTGGCAAAGATTGAAATAGAAAAAGCAGATATCGAAGCACAAGCATCTCAAAAAGAATTGTACAGAAAAATTGAAACGTCTTGGCAAAACGCCACTGCTTCGGTAGAGCAATTAGAAGCTTCAAAAATGGCAACTGATGCGGCGGCCGAATCGTACAAATTGGCTCAGAAAAAATACGAGCTGAACGATTTAAGTACAACGGATTTAGTGGTTAGTCAAAACATTTATACCAATGCGCAACAGAATTACATTCAAGCCAAGTATTTAAACATATTATACTTTCAATTATTACAATTTTATCAAGGAAACGAAATTAAACTTTAA
- a CDS encoding ABC transporter ATP-binding protein yields MSKTIIKIEDLKRSFTMGEETVHALKGISFSIQEGEFVTIMGTSGSGKSTLLNVLGCLDQPNSGLYQIDGVSIKELTKNELARIRNEKIGFIFQSYNLLARTTAIENVELPLLYSTKKLSPEEIHDKAFKALEQVNLSARLDHTPSQLSGGQQQRVAIARSLVNEPVVILADEATGNLDTRTSYEIMALFQELNKQGKTILFVTHEPDIATFTGRTIVLKDGHIIQDYINNNVQSAAEALLALPVEED; encoded by the coding sequence ATGTCAAAAACAATCATTAAAATAGAAGATTTGAAACGCTCTTTTACCATGGGTGAAGAGACGGTTCATGCTTTAAAAGGAATTTCGTTCAGTATTCAAGAAGGGGAATTTGTAACCATAATGGGAACGAGTGGGTCTGGAAAAAGTACGCTCCTGAATGTTTTGGGATGTTTAGACCAACCCAATTCTGGTTTGTATCAAATAGATGGTGTTTCGATAAAAGAATTGACTAAAAACGAGTTGGCTCGAATTAGAAACGAGAAAATTGGTTTTATTTTTCAATCTTATAATTTATTAGCTAGAACTACCGCAATAGAAAATGTGGAGTTGCCTTTGCTTTATAGTACTAAAAAACTATCGCCAGAGGAAATTCATGATAAGGCATTCAAAGCTTTGGAACAAGTCAATCTATCAGCAAGACTTGATCATACGCCTTCGCAGCTTTCAGGTGGGCAACAACAAAGAGTGGCGATTGCAAGATCTCTTGTAAATGAGCCGGTAGTGATTCTTGCTGATGAAGCTACAGGAAATCTAGATACGAGAACTTCATACGAAATCATGGCTTTGTTTCAAGAATTGAACAAGCAAGGAAAAACCATTCTGTTTGTAACCCACGAGCCAGATATTGCCACATTTACAGGGAGAACTATCGTGTTGAAAGACGGGCATATCATCCAAGATTACATTAACAACAATGTTCAATCGGCAGCCGAAGCACTTTTAGCTTTGCCAGTAGAAGAAGACTAA
- a CDS encoding efflux RND transporter periplasmic adaptor subunit, with protein MNKNKIIKASVIIAIVAIAYLGYNFVSGPETAAIKVETIKAKSGDVVTTVTATGTLQPITEVSVGTQVSGVVEKIYVDYNSVVKQGQLLAELDKTTLNSAVVLAQASYNGATNEQRYLQTVFDRQKTLFENKVISKSDYDESLYKLNNAKSVVSQRQSDLAKAKTNLSYASIYSPIDGVVLSRAVDEGQTVAASLSTPTLFTIAKDLSEMQVEANVDEADIGQVKQGQRVSFTVDAYQGEEFAGVITQVRLNPTTTSNVVTYTVVIKAGNPDLKLKPGLTATITIYTLELKNVLTLEAKGVNFEPDMEVLNNYQKTNGFSSVAEVAKSGTTSETATIWVMTSKGIASKAIKTGTSDGVNVEIVSGLSAGEEVVYNLKALTKAEVKSEAGDNESPFMTKPRGKK; from the coding sequence ATGAACAAGAATAAAATAATCAAAGCATCTGTTATTATAGCGATTGTAGCCATTGCCTATCTAGGATATAACTTTGTTTCGGGTCCTGAAACGGCTGCTATAAAAGTAGAGACAATTAAAGCCAAGTCTGGCGATGTAGTGACAACAGTTACTGCAACGGGAACGCTACAGCCAATTACTGAGGTTAGTGTGGGAACGCAAGTTTCGGGTGTGGTAGAAAAAATTTATGTTGATTACAATTCGGTTGTAAAGCAAGGACAATTATTGGCAGAATTAGATAAAACGACTCTAAATTCAGCAGTAGTGTTGGCACAAGCATCTTATAACGGTGCGACCAATGAGCAACGTTATTTGCAAACGGTTTTTGATCGCCAAAAAACATTATTCGAAAACAAAGTGATTAGTAAGTCAGATTATGATGAGTCTTTATATAAATTGAATAATGCGAAAAGCGTTGTTTCGCAAAGACAATCAGATTTAGCGAAAGCCAAAACAAATTTGAGTTATGCTAGCATTTATTCGCCTATTGATGGTGTGGTTTTATCGAGAGCAGTAGACGAAGGGCAAACTGTAGCGGCCAGTTTAAGCACTCCAACATTATTTACAATTGCCAAAGATTTGAGCGAAATGCAAGTAGAAGCAAATGTGGATGAAGCAGATATTGGTCAGGTAAAACAAGGACAACGAGTTTCTTTTACAGTAGATGCATATCAAGGAGAAGAGTTTGCTGGGGTGATTACCCAAGTGAGATTAAACCCGACAACAACTTCAAATGTTGTGACTTATACAGTGGTTATAAAGGCAGGAAATCCAGATTTGAAATTAAAACCAGGATTAACGGCAACAATTACAATTTATACGTTAGAATTAAAAAATGTGTTAACGCTTGAAGCAAAAGGAGTGAATTTTGAACCAGACATGGAAGTTTTGAACAACTATCAAAAAACAAATGGATTTTCATCAGTTGCTGAGGTTGCTAAGTCAGGAACTACATCAGAAACAGCTACAATTTGGGTGATGACAAGCAAAGGAATCGCATCCAAAGCTATTAAGACGGGTACTAGTGACGGTGTAAATGTTGAAATCGTTAGCGGATTGTCAGCGGGTGAAGAAGTTGTATATAATCTAAAAGCTTTGACAAAAGCCGAAGTAAAATCGGAAGCAGGGGACAATGAGAGTCCGTTCATGACTAAACCACGTGGAAAAAAATAA
- a CDS encoding acyltransferase has product MKHLPNLTSIRFVLAMLVVIFHIPQFFENRNFPFYNGLAIFNKGTEAVYMFFSLSGFLIIKQLYEEKKIKNTINIRSFFFRRMLRIFPLYYLVLIFGFLYYRSILPFLGYNYENNYDLLTGIVLSATFFPNIFCTYSPGGILEILWSIGIEEQFYFIIAPIFFILPFKKIVAFLALFTFGYFLLFFSDSFVFLKRYNMLFFYFSFSGLCAILLNRKKVQDFVIRIKYPVLLLFILYYVSSIFEDNLNEFSYNLLSMILFGLTISVLVQKPVEILENKLMNYLGKISYGIYMFHVIVMQFVGLMYLKVIQKFNLPAVADIIMVNLLIISITIIIAHFSFKYYESYFLNFKKKYRTDLK; this is encoded by the coding sequence ATGAAACATCTCCCAAATTTAACCTCCATACGTTTTGTTTTAGCAATGTTGGTGGTTATTTTTCATATTCCTCAATTTTTTGAAAATCGAAATTTTCCATTTTATAATGGTTTAGCAATTTTTAATAAAGGGACTGAAGCTGTATATATGTTTTTTTCTTTAAGCGGTTTTTTAATTATTAAGCAACTTTATGAAGAAAAGAAAATAAAAAACACAATCAATATAAGGAGTTTTTTTTTTAGAAGGATGTTGCGAATTTTTCCATTGTATTATTTAGTTTTAATTTTTGGATTTTTATACTATCGTAGTATTTTACCTTTTTTGGGTTATAACTACGAAAACAATTATGATTTACTAACGGGAATTGTGTTGTCGGCAACTTTTTTTCCAAATATTTTTTGCACCTATTCGCCAGGAGGAATCTTAGAAATATTGTGGTCAATAGGAATTGAAGAGCAGTTTTACTTTATAATTGCACCAATATTTTTTATTTTACCATTCAAAAAAATAGTTGCGTTTCTAGCACTTTTTACTTTTGGGTACTTTTTATTGTTTTTTTCGGATAGCTTTGTTTTCTTGAAGCGGTATAATATGTTGTTTTTCTATTTTTCTTTTAGTGGTTTATGCGCTATACTCTTAAATAGAAAAAAAGTGCAAGACTTTGTTATTAGGATAAAGTATCCCGTATTGTTGCTCTTTATTTTATATTATGTGAGCTCTATATTTGAGGATAATCTAAATGAATTTTCATATAACTTACTTAGTATGATTTTATTTGGATTAACAATTTCGGTTTTAGTTCAAAAACCAGTCGAAATTCTGGAAAACAAATTAATGAATTACCTAGGCAAAATATCTTACGGTATCTATATGTTTCATGTGATTGTTATGCAGTTTGTTGGTTTAATGTATTTAAAAGTTATCCAAAAATTTAATCTACCAGCTGTAGCAGACATAATAATGGTTAATTTATTAATCATAAGTATTACCATAATTATAGCACACTTTTCTTTTAAATACTATGAAAGTTATTTTCTAAATTTCAAAAAAAAGTATAGAACTGATTTAAAATAA